Proteins from one Candidatus Desulfovibrio trichonymphae genomic window:
- a CDS encoding class II glutamine amidotransferase domain-containing protein yields the protein MHPSMALRLMLPQQEGHDNSGFAMVMQDLDGVFAPYKDKPLLSLACTSKGMQIVSDYMEEKGFVQVFQWKPDMDLRPGLRIAAMPGYVFRNYDYPERARHSSREECEELLLDTRLALRNLLEGGENGFVYSFWPDVLTLKEIGDPSDIAACFRLWDDDGRLMAKSIVSQCRQNTNYAIVRYAAHPFFLQGYTLCTNGENTFFTKNRECQKALHRGYIGFESDSQNFLYTLHYVLHELKWPIKYYKHVITPLPFVEVENRTDKKELLLIREALAHLEINGPNAIIGHLPDGQMFTCCDSKKLRPVVLGGNDKMVAITSEVCGLNTILPDRDTSKDIYPHEREMVVIDKDLTVRRWNQ from the coding sequence ATGCATCCGTCCATGGCCTTGCGTCTTATGCTGCCGCAGCAGGAGGGCCACGATAATTCAGGCTTTGCGATGGTAATGCAGGATCTGGACGGGGTTTTTGCCCCCTATAAAGACAAGCCCCTCCTCTCGCTCGCGTGCACGTCGAAGGGCATGCAGATAGTCAGTGATTATATGGAAGAAAAGGGTTTTGTGCAGGTTTTTCAGTGGAAGCCCGACATGGATTTGCGGCCCGGCCTGAGAATTGCCGCAATGCCGGGTTATGTATTTCGCAATTATGATTATCCTGAGCGCGCGCGCCACAGCAGCCGGGAAGAATGCGAAGAACTGCTGCTCGACACGCGCCTTGCGTTGCGCAACCTTCTGGAAGGCGGCGAGAACGGCTTTGTGTATTCCTTCTGGCCTGACGTGCTGACCCTGAAGGAAATCGGCGATCCGTCCGACATTGCCGCCTGCTTCAGGCTTTGGGACGATGACGGACGCCTGATGGCCAAGAGCATTGTTTCACAGTGCCGTCAAAACACCAATTACGCCATTGTGCGCTATGCGGCACATCCTTTCTTTCTGCAGGGCTATACCCTGTGCACGAACGGCGAGAACACGTTTTTTACAAAGAACAGGGAATGTCAGAAAGCACTGCACCGCGGCTACATAGGCTTTGAGTCCGACTCGCAAAATTTTCTCTATACGCTGCACTATGTGCTGCACGAGCTGAAATGGCCCATCAAATATTATAAACATGTGATCACGCCCCTGCCCTTTGTGGAAGTGGAAAACCGGACGGACAAAAAGGAGCTTCTTCTCATCCGCGAAGCTCTGGCGCATCTGGAAATCAATGGTCCGAACGCCATCATCGGACATCTGCCCGACGGGCAGATGTTTACATGTTGCGACTCAAAAAAATTACGTCCTGTGGTGCTGGGCGGCAACGACAAAATGGTAGCCATCACTTCCGAGGTCTGCGGACTGAACACCATCCTGCCGGATCGTGACACGTCAAAGGATATTTATCCCCACGAAAGAGAAATGGTGGTCATTGACAAGGACCTGACGGTGCGGCGATGGAATCAGTAA